Proteins co-encoded in one Diaminobutyricimonas sp. LJ205 genomic window:
- a CDS encoding NAD(P)/FAD-dependent oxidoreductase codes for MPADPAPSGRTSGNASGDASASRVRDVVVVGGGPVGLLIGVLLAQHGVDVEVLERRTTPSHRTRAIGIHPPALRILAAAGVADPVLAGATRIHDGVARSGGRTLGRLVFRPDSIITLPQPETERILRDRLESLRPGALRRGVVVHDLRQHAERVRLRTPGGVIESRFVVGADGARSRVRASAGIRWRRFGRTQSYLMADIPDVTDLPNNTAVLSFEAEGVVESFPMPAGMRRWVALTTRLDAEPTLRRLASIVQQRTGDTILGESAGAADAEASAFEAHQHIAANFVRGRVALIGDAAHEISPIGGQGMNLGWLDAAALAPALAEALRHPSPEDWREPALRSYASKRRRSALRAARQAAFNMSMGRPASGPVFAARTALMRTLATPPVRALLARAFTMRWL; via the coding sequence GTGCCCGCTGACCCGGCGCCGTCCGGGCGCACATCGGGCAATGCGTCGGGCGACGCATCGGCGAGCCGGGTGCGGGACGTGGTCGTCGTCGGCGGCGGCCCGGTGGGCTTGCTGATCGGGGTGTTGCTCGCCCAGCACGGCGTCGACGTGGAAGTGCTCGAGCGGCGCACGACGCCGTCCCACCGGACGCGGGCAATCGGCATCCACCCGCCCGCGTTGCGGATCCTGGCCGCCGCGGGCGTCGCCGATCCGGTGCTCGCCGGCGCCACCCGGATTCATGACGGTGTCGCCCGCTCCGGCGGTCGTACCCTCGGGCGGCTGGTGTTCCGGCCGGACTCGATCATCACCCTGCCGCAGCCTGAGACCGAACGGATCCTCCGCGACCGCCTCGAAAGCCTCCGCCCCGGCGCACTGCGGCGCGGCGTCGTGGTGCACGACCTGCGCCAGCACGCCGAACGCGTGCGGCTGCGCACTCCCGGCGGGGTGATCGAGAGCCGCTTCGTCGTCGGCGCGGACGGCGCCCGCAGCCGGGTGCGCGCCTCGGCCGGCATCCGCTGGCGGCGATTCGGCAGGACGCAGAGCTACCTGATGGCCGATATCCCGGATGTCACGGACCTGCCCAACAACACCGCGGTGCTCAGTTTCGAGGCGGAAGGGGTTGTCGAATCCTTCCCGATGCCGGCAGGGATGCGCCGTTGGGTGGCACTGACCACCCGGCTCGATGCCGAACCGACGCTGCGCCGGCTGGCCTCGATCGTGCAACAGCGCACGGGCGACACGATCCTCGGCGAATCCGCTGGCGCTGCGGACGCCGAGGCCAGCGCGTTCGAAGCCCACCAGCACATCGCCGCGAACTTCGTGCGCGGGCGGGTGGCCCTGATCGGCGACGCTGCTCACGAGATCAGTCCGATCGGTGGGCAGGGGATGAACCTGGGCTGGCTGGATGCCGCGGCCCTCGCCCCGGCGCTGGCCGAAGCGTTGCGGCATCCGTCCCCCGAGGACTGGCGGGAACCGGCACTTCGCAGCTATGCGAGCAAGCGGCGGCGCTCGGCGCTCCGTGCGGCACGGCAGGCGGCCTTCAACATGTCGATGGGACGACCGGCGTCCGGTCCGGTGTTCGCCGCCCGCACCGCCTTGATGCGGACGCTCGCGACCCCTCCGGTGCGAGCCCTGCTGGCACGCGCATTCACCATGCGCTGGCTCTGA
- a CDS encoding class I SAM-dependent methyltransferase, with protein sequence MVSLEQRAVSLTEYIDDPDCDPIALRHSYAAFAIVNPVVSGWRKTYRRLIRPWLSPTEPRTLLDVGAGGGDIARGLARWARADGVQLTVTAIDPDPRAYQYAIQHEPSAGVYFRRAHTSDLVAEGAVFDFVISNHVLHHLDEDAFTGLLADSERLSRVAAVHADLVRTRWAYAGFGAATMFLFRDSFIRHDGLASIRRSYTLAELRETVPPRWRVIRQEPSRLLLTWSPGAR encoded by the coding sequence ATGGTGTCGCTTGAGCAGCGGGCGGTCTCGCTCACCGAGTACATAGACGATCCTGACTGCGACCCGATCGCGCTCCGCCATAGCTATGCCGCGTTCGCGATCGTCAACCCGGTGGTGTCCGGCTGGCGCAAGACGTATCGCCGACTCATCCGCCCCTGGTTGTCGCCGACCGAGCCGCGCACGCTGCTCGATGTCGGCGCGGGCGGCGGTGACATCGCCCGCGGGCTCGCCCGCTGGGCCCGAGCCGACGGGGTGCAGTTGACGGTCACGGCGATCGATCCGGATCCGCGCGCCTACCAATACGCCATCCAGCATGAGCCCTCCGCGGGTGTGTACTTCAGGCGGGCGCACACCTCCGACCTGGTCGCCGAAGGTGCCGTCTTCGACTTCGTGATCTCGAACCACGTGCTGCACCACCTCGACGAGGACGCCTTCACCGGGCTCCTCGCCGACAGCGAGCGGCTGAGCCGGGTCGCCGCCGTGCACGCCGACCTGGTTCGCACTCGCTGGGCTTACGCCGGGTTCGGGGCGGCCACGATGTTCCTGTTCCGCGACTCGTTCATCCGCCACGACGGGCTCGCCTCGATCCGCCGGTCGTACACGCTGGCCGAACTGCGCGAGACTGTGCCGCCTCGCTGGCGGGTGATCCGGCAGGAGCCGTCCCGCTTGCTGCTCACTTGGAGCCCCGGTGCCCGCTGA
- a CDS encoding type III polyketide synthase, producing the protein MAVTLRGLETVVPQTVLVQNDVRDVFATQPDLSRLAQRLITAAFDASGIEKRHTVIGEFTWNEQSENPQFFDRDRRLLLSPGTRTRNELYIDAGGQLFVEAARRALQAAGIAAHEVSHVITVSCTGFFAPGPDYLIVRELGLDRDTQRFHLGFMGCYASMPALRLAKQLCNADPDAVVLVVSVELCTLHVRSSNDPDQIVAASLFADGAGAGVVSNRPIAEAEAGFDLDGFETAITPVGEADMAWKIGDEGFEMVLSSYVPHIIDEHIEGALDPLLNGAGVRVGDVQHWAIHPGGRSILDKVEAKLGLSEAQLVPARETLRAYGNMSSTTVLFVLKHILEEPATEPGERVLAMAFGPGLTVESGLMTVA; encoded by the coding sequence ATGGCAGTGACGCTGAGAGGGCTCGAGACCGTTGTTCCGCAAACCGTCCTCGTGCAGAACGATGTCCGCGACGTATTCGCCACCCAGCCCGATCTCAGTCGGCTCGCGCAACGCCTGATCACGGCCGCGTTCGACGCCTCCGGTATCGAGAAGCGGCACACCGTGATCGGCGAGTTCACCTGGAACGAGCAGTCCGAGAATCCGCAGTTCTTCGACCGTGACCGGCGACTGCTGCTGTCACCCGGCACGCGAACCCGCAATGAGCTGTACATCGACGCCGGTGGCCAGCTGTTCGTCGAGGCCGCCCGCCGGGCGCTGCAGGCGGCAGGGATCGCCGCGCACGAGGTCAGCCACGTGATCACCGTCTCCTGCACCGGGTTCTTCGCGCCCGGCCCGGACTACCTGATCGTCCGCGAACTCGGCCTCGACCGCGACACCCAACGTTTCCACCTCGGCTTCATGGGCTGCTACGCCTCGATGCCCGCGCTGCGGCTCGCCAAGCAACTCTGCAACGCCGACCCGGATGCGGTGGTGCTGGTGGTCAGCGTCGAGCTGTGCACCCTGCACGTGCGCTCATCGAACGACCCCGACCAGATCGTCGCCGCATCATTGTTCGCCGACGGCGCCGGCGCGGGCGTGGTGAGCAACCGACCGATCGCCGAGGCGGAGGCCGGATTCGATCTGGACGGGTTCGAAACGGCGATCACCCCGGTCGGTGAGGCCGACATGGCCTGGAAGATCGGCGACGAGGGCTTCGAGATGGTCCTCAGCTCCTACGTTCCGCACATCATCGACGAGCACATCGAGGGGGCCCTCGACCCGCTGTTGAATGGTGCCGGCGTGCGGGTCGGCGACGTGCAGCACTGGGCGATCCATCCGGGCGGTCGCAGCATCCTCGACAAGGTCGAAGCGAAACTCGGGCTGAGCGAGGCGCAGCTGGTGCCCGCCCGGGAGACGCTGCGCGCCTACGGCAACATGTCGAGCACCACCGTGTTGTTCGTGCTCAAGCACATCCTCGAAGAGCCGGCGACGGAACCCGGAGAACGAGTGCTGGCGATGGCGTTCGGCCCGGGTCTCACCGTGGAATCCGGCCTGATGACGGTGGCCTGA
- a CDS encoding flavin reductase family protein — translation MQPGDRLEPEAFTEDGYRLLSSYAASGVAIVSTRLRGRDYAATVTAFLSVSYDPPTMLVSLFELSRIAEAVDESGTWALTLLGRDQQHTARRLSSAGAPVEGMFDQIPHGRGPVTDAAIPTGSVAWFEVKTSAVHTAATHQLFVGEVLSMGRFGEREPLVHYGSLYRDLR, via the coding sequence ATGCAGCCCGGTGACCGACTCGAACCGGAAGCGTTCACCGAAGACGGTTACCGCCTGCTCAGTTCGTACGCGGCGTCCGGTGTCGCCATCGTCTCGACCAGGCTGCGCGGCCGGGATTACGCGGCGACTGTGACCGCGTTCCTGTCGGTGTCATATGACCCGCCGACAATGCTCGTGAGCCTGTTCGAGTTGTCTCGGATCGCCGAGGCGGTCGACGAGTCCGGCACCTGGGCGCTCACCCTGCTCGGACGCGACCAGCAGCACACCGCCCGCCGGCTGTCGAGCGCTGGCGCGCCGGTCGAGGGCATGTTCGATCAGATTCCGCATGGCCGTGGGCCGGTGACGGATGCCGCCATCCCCACCGGTTCGGTCGCCTGGTTCGAGGTGAAGACCAGTGCCGTGCACACCGCCGCGACGCACCAGTTGTTCGTGGGCGAGGTGCTCAGCATGGGACGCTTCGGCGAGCGCGAGCCGCTCGTGCACTACGGCTCGCTGTACCGCGACTTGCGGTGA
- a CDS encoding glyceraldehyde-3-phosphate dehydrogenase, which yields MNHESDAALTNWMHREAIAERMIPLIGSLYRERGVVVSIHGRRLIHKSAIGILKAHRYARQLDNTELAVEQTLPLLEILSRLDLGAASIDLAKLLGRFAEIGEGRTLEEFLRAELSPVLDGPADGDSTDVVLYGFGRIGRLLARILIAHDGGGQGLRLRAIVVRKGGEKDLVKRASLLRRDSVHGPFEGTITIDEQNNTILANGTLIQVIYSDDPATVDYTVYGINNAVVVDNTGRWRDREGLSQHLQSKGVARVLLTAPGKGDIKNIVHGINHDAITAEDAILSAASCTTNAITPVLKAITDEYGVVHGHVETVHSFTNDQNLIDNFHKGDRRGRAAALNMVITETGAAKAVAKALPELAGKLTGNAIRVPTPDVSMAILNLTLEREATKDDVNAYLRGMSLHSPLRQQIDYIDSPEVVSTDFVGSRRAGVVDGLATISTGKNLVLYVWYDNEFGYSCQVVRVIEQIAGSHPRVFPAREAVAVAATEPADEAPGELVGASA from the coding sequence ATGAACCACGAGTCCGACGCCGCGCTCACCAACTGGATGCACCGCGAGGCAATCGCCGAGCGAATGATCCCGCTGATCGGATCGCTCTATCGGGAACGTGGGGTCGTGGTCTCCATTCACGGGCGGCGCCTGATCCACAAGTCGGCCATCGGCATCCTGAAGGCACACCGCTACGCCCGGCAGCTGGACAACACCGAGCTCGCCGTCGAGCAGACCCTTCCGCTGCTTGAGATCCTCAGCCGGCTTGACCTCGGTGCAGCGTCCATCGACCTCGCCAAGCTGCTCGGCCGGTTCGCGGAGATCGGCGAGGGGCGCACGCTCGAAGAGTTCCTGCGCGCCGAGCTGTCACCCGTGCTCGACGGCCCGGCCGACGGCGACTCGACCGACGTCGTGCTCTACGGCTTCGGCCGCATCGGCCGGTTGCTCGCCCGCATCCTGATAGCCCACGACGGCGGCGGTCAGGGCCTGCGGCTGCGCGCCATCGTGGTGCGCAAGGGCGGCGAGAAGGACCTGGTGAAGCGCGCCAGCCTGCTGCGCCGCGACTCGGTGCACGGCCCGTTCGAGGGCACGATCACCATCGACGAGCAGAACAACACCATCCTCGCCAACGGCACCCTGATCCAGGTGATCTACTCGGATGACCCGGCCACGGTCGACTACACCGTGTACGGCATCAACAACGCCGTCGTCGTCGACAACACCGGACGCTGGCGCGACCGCGAGGGACTCTCGCAGCACCTGCAGTCCAAGGGCGTCGCCCGTGTGCTGCTCACCGCGCCCGGCAAGGGCGACATCAAGAACATCGTGCACGGCATCAACCACGACGCGATCACCGCGGAGGACGCCATCCTCTCCGCGGCATCCTGCACCACCAACGCCATCACCCCGGTGCTCAAGGCGATCACCGACGAGTACGGCGTCGTGCACGGCCACGTCGAGACGGTGCACTCGTTCACGAACGACCAGAACCTGATCGACAACTTCCACAAGGGCGACCGTCGTGGCCGCGCGGCCGCGTTGAACATGGTCATCACCGAGACCGGAGCCGCGAAGGCTGTGGCCAAGGCGCTGCCCGAGCTCGCCGGAAAGCTCACCGGAAACGCCATCCGCGTGCCCACCCCGGACGTCTCGATGGCGATCCTGAACCTCACGCTCGAGCGGGAGGCGACCAAGGACGACGTCAACGCCTACCTGCGCGGGATGTCGCTGCACTCCCCGCTGCGGCAGCAGATCGACTACATCGACTCGCCCGAGGTGGTCTCCACCGACTTCGTCGGTTCGCGCCGGGCGGGCGTGGTGGACGGACTGGCCACCATCTCGACCGGCAAGAACCTGGTGCTCTACGTCTGGTACGACAACGAGTTCGGCTACAGCTGCCAGGTCGTCCGGGTGATCGAGCAGATCGCCGGCAGCCACCCGCGGGTGTTCCCGGCACGGGAAGCGGTGGCGGTGGCAGCTACTGAGCCTGCGGACGAAGCGCCCGGCGAGCTGGTGGGCGCCTCGGCCTGA
- a CDS encoding HNH endonuclease family protein yields MPRSRRRRGRMSQLLLGTGVAVLLAAAAALGIGVAGDAEPLQADTAASDSSTPAESNPPVPAATGTAFAQLETIPIKGKAPQTGYDRDEKFGNGWLDTDRNGCDTRNDMLARDLTDIAREGPCTVLTGDLVSPYTGETIEFVRGNETSMHVQVDHVVALSNAWQTGAQQLSQEDREAFANDPLNLLAVDGTSNQQKGDGDAATWLPSNKDFRCDYIARQVAVKAKYGLWMTQAEHGASIRVLSQCPEQPALY; encoded by the coding sequence GTGCCACGATCCCGTCGCCGGCGCGGACGGATGTCGCAGCTGCTGCTCGGCACCGGCGTAGCCGTCCTGCTCGCCGCAGCCGCCGCCCTCGGTATCGGTGTCGCGGGCGACGCCGAGCCGCTGCAGGCGGACACCGCGGCATCCGACTCGAGCACACCGGCGGAGTCCAACCCACCCGTCCCCGCCGCGACCGGCACCGCGTTCGCCCAGCTCGAGACGATCCCGATCAAGGGCAAGGCTCCGCAAACCGGTTACGACCGCGACGAGAAGTTCGGCAACGGCTGGCTCGACACTGACCGCAATGGCTGCGACACCCGCAACGACATGCTCGCCCGCGACCTCACCGACATCGCCCGCGAAGGACCGTGCACGGTGCTCACCGGCGACCTTGTCTCGCCGTACACCGGTGAGACGATCGAGTTCGTCCGCGGCAATGAGACCTCCATGCACGTGCAGGTCGACCACGTCGTGGCGCTGTCGAACGCCTGGCAGACCGGCGCCCAGCAGCTCAGCCAGGAGGACCGCGAAGCGTTCGCCAACGATCCGCTGAACCTGCTCGCCGTCGACGGCACCTCGAATCAGCAGAAGGGCGACGGGGATGCCGCGACCTGGCTGCCGTCGAACAAGGACTTCCGCTGCGACTACATCGCCCGGCAGGTCGCGGTGAAGGCGAAGTACGGACTGTGGATGACGCAGGCCGAGCACGGCGCGAGTATCCGGGTGCTCTCGCAGTGCCCCGAGCAGCCTGCGCTGTACTGA
- a CDS encoding class I SAM-dependent methyltransferase, translating into MDGADEDGWSNVAAEWAALWGDFSGPARQALIDTSGIGPGSRVLDVGCGSGEFLAMLSRLGAFAAGTDPAPGMLELARRRSPAADIRPGTAEAIPWPDDSFDVVTAVNAFQFAENTRDALAEAVRVAVPGGSIAVSNWAEGELNDLNTIEAAVAHADGEELAPDGELRRACGLQELFRDGGLELIAAGLVDVPWEAIDDDALIDGVLLGETAERALFARVVVEAAQPFRMASGSYRLVNRFRYAVGRAPK; encoded by the coding sequence ATGGATGGCGCGGACGAGGACGGCTGGTCTAACGTCGCGGCCGAATGGGCGGCCCTCTGGGGAGATTTCTCCGGCCCCGCCCGGCAAGCCCTGATCGACACGAGCGGTATCGGCCCAGGGTCACGCGTGCTCGACGTCGGCTGCGGCAGTGGTGAGTTCCTCGCCATGTTGAGCCGCCTGGGAGCATTCGCCGCCGGCACCGATCCAGCTCCGGGAATGCTCGAGCTGGCCAGGCGCCGAAGTCCGGCCGCGGACATCCGTCCGGGTACCGCCGAAGCGATCCCCTGGCCCGATGACAGTTTCGACGTCGTCACCGCAGTCAATGCGTTCCAGTTCGCCGAGAACACGCGTGACGCGCTGGCGGAGGCGGTCAGGGTCGCGGTTCCCGGCGGTTCGATTGCCGTCTCGAACTGGGCGGAGGGCGAACTCAACGACCTGAACACGATCGAGGCCGCCGTCGCCCACGCCGATGGTGAAGAGCTGGCGCCGGATGGCGAGCTCCGCCGGGCCTGCGGCCTGCAGGAGCTGTTCCGCGACGGAGGACTCGAGCTCATCGCCGCGGGACTCGTCGATGTTCCGTGGGAGGCCATCGACGATGATGCCCTCATTGACGGCGTCCTCCTCGGCGAGACCGCCGAGAGGGCGTTGTTCGCCCGGGTGGTGGTCGAGGCCGCACAGCCCTTCCGGATGGCATCCGGGAGCTACCGACTGGTCAATCGGTTCCGGTATGCGGTCGGGCGGGCACCGAAGTAA
- a CDS encoding alpha/beta family hydrolase, translated as MPDEALTIPAGDDSVSALYARPGNPFATLVIAHGAGAGKEHPFLAGFSSAMNEEGVATLRFNFPYRDAGRRFPDRPPAAISVWKAVTDAAHSRSTGVPVWAAGKSFGGRMASMAVADGMDVAGLVFLGYPLHPPGKPDKLRDEHLYELSLPMLFLQGTRDSFATPELLDGVVSRIGANAVIDWREGGGHSFEVAGVKKSAAEIGALLAPAVAEFMRANG; from the coding sequence GTGCCCGATGAAGCCCTGACCATCCCCGCAGGCGACGACAGCGTCTCTGCGTTGTATGCCCGGCCCGGGAATCCGTTCGCCACGCTGGTGATCGCGCATGGCGCCGGCGCGGGCAAGGAGCATCCGTTCCTCGCCGGATTCAGCAGCGCCATGAACGAAGAAGGCGTTGCCACGCTGCGCTTCAACTTCCCGTATCGGGACGCCGGGCGCCGCTTCCCCGACCGGCCACCGGCCGCGATCTCGGTCTGGAAGGCGGTGACGGATGCCGCCCACTCGCGTTCCACCGGCGTGCCGGTGTGGGCGGCGGGCAAGTCGTTCGGCGGTCGGATGGCGTCAATGGCCGTCGCGGACGGGATGGATGTCGCGGGCTTGGTCTTTCTCGGCTACCCGCTGCACCCGCCGGGCAAGCCCGACAAGCTGCGCGACGAGCACTTGTACGAGCTCTCGCTGCCGATGCTGTTCCTCCAAGGCACCCGCGACTCGTTCGCGACGCCCGAGCTGCTGGACGGAGTCGTGTCGCGGATCGGCGCGAACGCGGTGATCGACTGGCGCGAGGGCGGCGGCCACTCGTTCGAAGTCGCCGGCGTCAAGAAGTCCGCCGCCGAGATCGGTGCATTGCTGGCGCCGGCCGTGGCGGAGTTCATGCGGGCGAACGGCTAG
- a CDS encoding VOC family protein yields MTIALQYTNVTVNDVDESLAFYRDALGLEVQNDVSSGEFRWVTLGTASQPGLGIVLSEPHAGRSKADGDAMQELLTKGVLPMLVFRADDLDSTYERVRASGAEVLQEPMDQPWGPRDCAFRDPSGNTVRISQE; encoded by the coding sequence ATGACTATCGCACTCCAGTACACCAATGTCACCGTGAACGATGTGGATGAGTCGCTCGCCTTCTACCGTGACGCGCTCGGCCTCGAGGTGCAGAACGACGTGTCATCCGGCGAATTCCGCTGGGTCACCCTCGGCACCGCCAGCCAGCCCGGTCTCGGGATCGTGCTCTCCGAACCGCACGCCGGACGCTCGAAGGCCGACGGCGACGCCATGCAGGAACTGCTGACCAAGGGCGTGCTGCCCATGCTGGTGTTCCGCGCCGACGACCTCGACTCCACCTACGAGCGCGTGCGGGCGTCGGGTGCCGAGGTGCTGCAGGAACCGATGGACCAGCCCTGGGGGCCGCGCGACTGCGCATTCCGTGACCCGTCCGGCAACACGGTGCGAATCTCGCAGGAGTAG
- a CDS encoding three-helix bundle dimerization domain-containing protein has product MNFDEEQVAVEHSIDRLAERFPTVARDRIAALVRQAHDEFAGRPVRDFIPVLVEHLVRDRLNADENAAATLVGVEPTDHG; this is encoded by the coding sequence ATGAACTTCGACGAGGAGCAGGTTGCAGTCGAGCACTCAATCGATCGGCTCGCCGAACGATTCCCAACGGTCGCCCGCGACCGCATCGCCGCGTTGGTTCGCCAGGCTCACGACGAGTTCGCCGGACGGCCAGTGCGCGACTTCATCCCGGTTCTCGTGGAGCACCTCGTCAGAGATCGGCTCAACGCTGATGAGAACGCCGCCGCAACCTTGGTCGGGGTTGAGCCGACCGATCACGGGTAG
- a CDS encoding LLM class flavin-dependent oxidoreductase, whose amino-acid sequence MTDYGHDLQFGVFITPLNQPAQHAVDLAVIADQAGLDLATFQDHPYQPRFHDTWTLMSYIAARTDRIRISANVTNLPLRDPVMLARTAASLDLLSGGRIELGIGSGGFWDAIEAMGGRRLTPGQGVDALEEAIRIFREVWNTDARGGVRVDGSYYQVAGAKRGPAPAHDMGIWIGAYKPRMLRLTGRAGDGWLPSLGYLKNGPAELVRMNALIDQGAQAAGRDPRAVRRLLNIGGRFQTSGTGLFSGPPAEWAEQAAEIALEYGTSGFILASDDAATIELFGAEVAPAARELVAAERAA is encoded by the coding sequence ATGACCGACTACGGACACGACCTGCAGTTCGGGGTCTTCATCACCCCGCTGAACCAGCCCGCACAGCACGCGGTCGACCTTGCTGTGATCGCGGATCAGGCCGGACTGGACCTGGCCACCTTCCAGGACCACCCGTACCAGCCGCGGTTCCATGACACGTGGACACTGATGTCCTACATCGCCGCGCGGACCGATCGCATCCGGATCAGCGCCAACGTCACCAACCTTCCGCTCCGGGACCCGGTGATGCTCGCGCGCACTGCCGCGTCGCTGGATCTGCTCAGCGGTGGCCGGATCGAGCTCGGCATCGGCTCGGGCGGCTTCTGGGACGCGATCGAGGCGATGGGCGGACGGCGACTGACGCCCGGCCAGGGTGTCGACGCGCTCGAAGAGGCGATCCGGATCTTCCGCGAGGTCTGGAACACCGATGCGCGCGGCGGCGTGCGGGTCGACGGGAGCTATTACCAGGTCGCCGGAGCAAAGCGCGGACCGGCACCGGCGCACGACATGGGCATCTGGATCGGTGCGTACAAGCCGCGGATGCTGCGGCTCACCGGTCGCGCCGGTGACGGCTGGCTGCCTTCGCTGGGTTATCTCAAGAACGGCCCGGCCGAACTCGTCCGGATGAACGCCCTCATCGACCAGGGCGCGCAGGCTGCCGGACGGGACCCGCGGGCCGTGCGGCGCCTGCTGAACATCGGCGGCAGGTTCCAGACATCCGGAACCGGCCTGTTCTCGGGACCGCCCGCGGAATGGGCCGAGCAGGCCGCCGAGATCGCGCTCGAGTACGGCACCTCCGGGTTCATTCTCGCCAGCGACGATGCCGCGACCATCGAACTATTCGGCGCCGAGGTGGCCCCGGCCGCCCGCGAACTGGTCGCAGCCGAGCGCGCCGCCTAG